A single genomic interval of Malania oleifera isolate guangnan ecotype guangnan chromosome 11, ASM2987363v1, whole genome shotgun sequence harbors:
- the LOC131168272 gene encoding uncharacterized protein At3g27210-like isoform X1 — MGSCSSVQRSSGSAMKLRLSFGSKKDKVVIPSPVKENNHQPISESALKGQWSPARPVTTTFRDLDSKEESFFDSQPWLESDCEDDFFSVNGDFTPSRGSTPVHQTISKGAPQLNKTLFEGIVPKPIPTPFPKEKKKLAELFRQSSGGDLDADRDILGNQNMGSGKKEVQPIITDLHPKSADGTPYASVANSVSSSERTTPNGCAKPEKDRSIRSMQCCLPSLVSTCSYTERRKRMSPAHSRG, encoded by the exons ATGGGTTCTTGTTCTTCAGTGCAGAGAAGCTCTGGTTCGGCCATGAAACTGAGGCTGTCTTTTGGGTCTAAGAAGGATAAGGTCGTGATTCCATCGCCCGTCAAGGAAAATAATCACCAGCCGATCTCTGAATCTGCTCTCAAAGGTCAGTGGTCGCCGGCGCGCCCTGTGACTACCACTTTCAGGGACTTGG ATAGTAAAGAGGAGAGCTTTTTCGATTCTCAACCTTGGTTGGAGTCAGATTGTGAAGATGATTTCTTCAGTGTCAATGGTG ATTTTACCCCATCTCGTGGCAGTACTCCTGTCCACCAGACCATCTCCAAAGGAGCCCCTCAACTCAATAAGACACTTTTTGAGGGCATAGTACCTAAACCCATACCCACACCATttccaaaggaaaagaagaaactGGCGGAACTTTTCCGGCAGAGCAGTGGAGGTGACCTAGATGCTGACAGAGATATTTTGGGCAATCAAAATATGGGCAGCGGCAAGAAGGAAGTTCAGCCAATTATAACTGACCTCCATCCAAAATCAGCCGATGGTACCCCATATGCATCTGTAGCCAACTCTGTTAGCAGTAGTGAAAGAACAACCCCTAATGGATGTGCCAAGCCTGAGAAGGATAGATCAATTAGGTCCATGCAGTGTTGCCTACCGAGCTTGGTTTCAACCTGTAGCTATACtgagaggaggaagaggatgagcCCTGCCCATAGCCGTGGATGA
- the LOC131168272 gene encoding uncharacterized protein At3g27210-like isoform X2, translating into MKLRLSFGSKKDKVVIPSPVKENNHQPISESALKGQWSPARPVTTTFRDLDSKEESFFDSQPWLESDCEDDFFSVNGDFTPSRGSTPVHQTISKGAPQLNKTLFEGIVPKPIPTPFPKEKKKLAELFRQSSGGDLDADRDILGNQNMGSGKKEVQPIITDLHPKSADGTPYASVANSVSSSERTTPNGCAKPEKDRSIRSMQCCLPSLVSTCSYTERRKRMSPAHSRG; encoded by the exons ATGAAACTGAGGCTGTCTTTTGGGTCTAAGAAGGATAAGGTCGTGATTCCATCGCCCGTCAAGGAAAATAATCACCAGCCGATCTCTGAATCTGCTCTCAAAGGTCAGTGGTCGCCGGCGCGCCCTGTGACTACCACTTTCAGGGACTTGG ATAGTAAAGAGGAGAGCTTTTTCGATTCTCAACCTTGGTTGGAGTCAGATTGTGAAGATGATTTCTTCAGTGTCAATGGTG ATTTTACCCCATCTCGTGGCAGTACTCCTGTCCACCAGACCATCTCCAAAGGAGCCCCTCAACTCAATAAGACACTTTTTGAGGGCATAGTACCTAAACCCATACCCACACCATttccaaaggaaaagaagaaactGGCGGAACTTTTCCGGCAGAGCAGTGGAGGTGACCTAGATGCTGACAGAGATATTTTGGGCAATCAAAATATGGGCAGCGGCAAGAAGGAAGTTCAGCCAATTATAACTGACCTCCATCCAAAATCAGCCGATGGTACCCCATATGCATCTGTAGCCAACTCTGTTAGCAGTAGTGAAAGAACAACCCCTAATGGATGTGCCAAGCCTGAGAAGGATAGATCAATTAGGTCCATGCAGTGTTGCCTACCGAGCTTGGTTTCAACCTGTAGCTATACtgagaggaggaagaggatgagcCCTGCCCATAGCCGTGGATGA